The Pungitius pungitius chromosome 8, fPunPun2.1, whole genome shotgun sequence genome has a window encoding:
- the si:dkey-183j2.10 gene encoding glutamate receptor U1 translates to MPTATRKQTHYAWLAASTQTFRSLCNTVGLTGVCGKSDVPAAATSWTLVRMQIRRIRMPSTFFVLSVVFFLDMGVCTAVQSEMRITTIKQEPYAMSKGSQLEGFCMDLLSEIAKKLGFKYRVQLVKDASYGRQDESGNWNGMIGEVVRGEADLAIAPLTLTAAREKTVGMTKPFMQTGISILLRKDISEGIGFLDFLSPFAVETWVGILVAYLGTAACICIVARLSPCEWSQPQSEHNRFSLLHSLWYTAGAFTLQGAGPHPKAPSGRVISCTWWLFTIVLLACYFSHLSSSKTPESTHLTVKGFEDLANQDTIEYGCLSGSSTLAFFKNSNNPVYRRIYEHMERTRSFVSSMDEGVRRAKEGDFAFIGESVSLDLAVARHCELVRAHEVVGMRGYSIAATLGSPIIKNLSVAILQLSEAGELAYLRSKWWASSCMADKAKSSAVQQHSLKGMFVLLSLGLGLGALLAVLELASKSRRSAAEQKISCCTVLTEELSLRLRSSNANKPQENVDKDKEKA, encoded by the exons ATGCCAACAGCAACCAGAAAGCAGACGCACT ACGCTTGGCTGGCAGCCTCAACACAAACCTTCAGATCCCTCTGCAACACAGTCGGGCTCACTGGTGTCTGTGGGAAGTCTGACGTGCCAGCAGCAGCTACATCTTGGACTCTCGTCAG GATGCAAATCAGGAGAATCAGGATGCCGTCCACCTTCTTCGtattgtctgttgttttcttcCTGGACATGGGAGTGTGCACTGCAG TGCAATCAGAGATGAGAATCACAACAATAAAG CAAGAGCCATATGCAATGTCCAAAGGCTCACAACTGGAAGGCTTCTGCATGGACCTGCTCTCCGAAATAGCCAAAAAACTGGGCTTCAAGTACAGAGTGCAGCTGGTAAAAGATGCTTCGTACGGCCGACAAGATGAGAGCGGGAACTGGAATGGGATGATTGGAGAGGTGGTTAGAGGG GAAGCCGACCTTGCGATCGCTCCGCTGACTCTTACTGCGGCTCGGGAGAAAACGGTGGGGATGACCAAACCGTTCATGCAGACGGGAATCAGCATCCTGCTGAGGAAGGACATCTCAGAGGGAATTGGCTTCCTTGATTTCCTGTCCCCCTTTGCAGTCGAGACCTGGGTCGGTATACTTGTTGCCTACCTGGGGACGGCTGCTTGCATCTGCATCGTTGCCAG ACTTAGCCCATGCGAGTGGAGTCAGCCTCAAAGTGAGCACAACCGATTCAGCCTCCTCCACAGCCTGTGGTACACAGCGGGAGCTTTCACACTCCAAG GTGCCGGGCCACACCCCAAAGCTCCTTCAGGACGTGTCATCAGCTGCACCTGGTGGTTGTTTACCATCGTCCTCCTGGCGTGTTATTTCTCCCACCTCAGCTCCTCCAAGACCCCCGAGTCCACACACCTGACGGTGAAAGGTTTTGAGGACTTGGCCAATCAGGATACAATTGAGTATGGCTGCCTGTCTGGCTCTTCCACCCTCGCCTTCTTTAAG AATTCAAACAACCCAGTGTACCGCAGAATCTACGAGCACATGGAGAGAACCAGGAGTTTTGTGTCATCCATGGACGAAGGAGTCCGGCGTGCAAAAGAAGGAGACTTTGCCTTCATCGGAGAGTCGGTTTCTTTGGATTTGGCCGTTGCACGCCACTGTGAGCTGGTCAGGGCACACGAGGTCGTTGGAATGAGGGGGTACAGCATCGCCGCCACCCTCG GCTCACCCATCATCAAGAACCTCAGCGTGGCGATCCTGCAGCTGAGCGAGGCAGGGGAGCTGGCCTACCTGCGGAGCAAGTGGTGGGCCAGCAGCTGCATGGCGGACAAGGCCAAGTCCTCAGCTGTGCAGCAACACAGCCTCAAGGGGATGTTTGTGCTTCTCTCCCTGGGTCTGGGGCTGGGAGCGCTGCTCGCCGTCCTGGAACTCGCCTCCAAGAGCCGCAGAAGTGCCGCTGAGCAGAAG ATATCCTGCTGCACGGTACTGACTGAAGAACTGAGTCTACGCTTGAGGAGCAGCAATGCAAACAAACCCcaagaaaatgtagacaaagataaagaaaaagcgTGA
- the plch2b gene encoding 1-phosphatidylinositol 4,5-bisphosphate phosphodiesterase eta-2, translated as MNSSGMNSTRATAPLSPGLSGTPPRSPLSPEKTTFQSPGSLSSGAFSPLHAKGSAHQAKRAPGPLNSSNPSIMSSPKLWQKASISRLAEEFFWIGGSVVAQPKWRLGQIVERCMCTMQTGTHMTKMKGKKKGLVRFFYLDEHKSCIRWRPSRKHDKAKITIDSIHEVCEGKRSEVFRRYADNRFDPNYCFSIYYGERVKSLDLVSTNAEEARTWITGLTYLMAGISDEDSLARRQRTRDQWLQQTFSEADKNGDGALSIGEVHQLLHKLNVNLPKQKVREMFQEADTDDNQGSLAFEEFCLFYKMISTRRDLYLIMISYSNQKEVMDLHDIARFLENEQKMRGLAKEYLIDIVARFEPCPENLQRTVLGIDGFTNYMRSPAGDIFNPEHNHVNQDMTQPLTNYFIATSHNTYLTGDQLLSQSRVEMYAYVLQAGCRCVEVDCWDGPDGEPIIHHGYTLTSKILFKDVIETINKYAFTKSPYPVILSIENHCSVPQQKKMAEYLREVLQDKLDLSSVNVHECKKLPSPEILKGKVLVKGKKLPANLDPDAEEGDVSDEDTGGEEEEEGEDDSDNSEEGGIINSTNQTKKNSRFGSSIMRSFKRKRKKRIRVRSKTMSDGESDQSSIKERTKIVYHPKKRKTMRLSRALSDLVKYTKSVRVHDIETQAFANSWQVSSLNETVMNQILHLKPGELVRFNQRQLMRVYPSNYRVDSSNFNPQPYWNAGCHMVAMNYQTEGRMLELNQAKFSSNGNCGYILRPKCISKASFNPMLEDPLPGQRKTQLVLKIISGQQLPKPKDSMFGDRGEIIDPFVEVEIIGLNVDCSKQQTRVVDDNGFNPMWEETLVFNILMPQIALVRFQVWDHDPIGRDFIGHRTVAFRSMMPGYRHVYLEGKAESSIFVHVAINDITGKMKPTNAVHAARKHFQKAAQKHMKGPQRHPSLDFSVQSSEDGRGLFFRKDLDTISQDSRNGELFPLLMGPAAKAAVHKGAMSEPVKRAHRVKIQEPAETRRGVFSRMSSTDSHHTAPYAKADSFDFETSPQGSSFDQPDSQNRIQEELENEPDDSNGSERETVQTFEPEQPEPPEELPEPDRVTPIGPQQPAETQSRPDSPPRPRPIARHALPPGTSLPPPVPPSSPARVRRTLEASSRPRAPANARSHSCPRRTPASPQTPVARRQPSAHWKTQRNHSQTRPIPNGLCLSDSTSVSSEGSTDSGEFVASGVPEKREGTLQREMKALFDQKMREMHCKSPLFQNSES; from the exons ATGAACAGCTCCGGGATGAACAGCACCCGAGCAACGGCACCTCTGTCACCGGGGCTGAGTGGCACCCCGCCGCGCTCCCCTCTGTCACCCGAGAAGACCACCTTCCAGTCTCCGGGGTCCCTGTCGTCAGGTGCGTTCTCCCCTTTGCACGCCAAGGGTTCCGCTCATCAGGCCAAACGGGCCCCCGGTCCTTTGAATTCATCCAACCCGTCCATCATGAGCTCTCCAAAACTCTGGCAGAAAGCGTCCATCTCTAGACTCGCCGAGGAGTTTTTCTGGATCGGTGGCAGCGTGGTCGCGCAGCCCAAATGGAGACTGGGCCAGATAG TGGAGAGGTGTATGTGCACCATGCAGACCGGCACTCACATGACCAAAATGAAGGGCAAGAAGAAAGGACTGGTCCGATTCTTTTACCTGGACGAGCACAAGTCCTGCATCCGATGGCGGCCCTCCAGAAAACATGACAAGGCCAAAA TAACCATTGATTCCATCCACGAAGTCTGTGAGGGGAAAAGGTCGGAGGTCTTCAGGCGGTATGCAGACAACCGCTTCGACCCAAACTACTGCTTCAGCATTTACTACGGGGAGAGAGTGAAGTCTCTGGACCTGGTCTCCACCAACGCAGAGGAGGCCCGCACGTGGATCACTGGGCTGACGTACCTCATGGCTGGCATCAGCGACGAGGACAGTTTGGCCCGGAGGCAGCGCACCCGCGATCA GTGGTTGCAGCAGACTTTCTCCGAAGCGGACAAAAACGGAGACGGCGCCTTGAGCATCGGAGAGGTTCACCAGCTGCTCCACAAACTCAACGTGAATTTACCAAAGCAGAAAGTCAGGGAGATGTTTCAA GAAGCAGACACAGACGACAACCAGGGCTCTCTGGCCTTTGAAGAATTCTGTTTGTTCTATAAGATGATTTCCACACGCAGGGACCTCTACCTGATAATGATCTCCTACAGCAATCAGAAGGAAGTCATGGATCTGCATGACATTGCACGCTTTCTGGAAAACGAACAGAAG aTGCGAGGATTGGCCAAAGAGTATTTGATCGATATAGTGGCCCGGTTTGAACCCTGTCCTGAGAACCTGCAGCGTACGGTACTCGGTATTGATG GTTTCACCAACTACATGAGGAGCCCTGCAGGGGACATTTTCAACCCTGAGCACAACCACGTGAACCAGGACATGACGCAGCCTCTGACTAACTACTTCATCGCCACTTCGCACAACACCTACCTGACGGGAGACCAGCTGCTCTCTCAGTCCCGCGTGGAAATGTACGCCTACGTTCTCCAGGCAGGTTGTCGCTGTGTGGAGG tgGACTGCTGGGACGGGCCCGACGGGGAGCCTATCATTCATCACGGCTACACCTTGACATCCAAAATTCTCTTCAAAGATGTCATTGAAACCATTAACAAATACGCCTTCACAAAATCCCC gtaccCAGTGATCTTGTCCATAGAGAACCACTGCAGTGTGCCTCAGCAGAAAAAGATGGCTGAGTATCTGAGAGAagtgctgcaggacaaactggaTCTTTCAAGTGTCAATGTGCACGAATGCAAGAAGCTGCCTTCCCCCGAGATCCTGAAAGGAAAAGTCCTTGTCAAG gggaaaaaactgCCAGCAAACCTCGATCCTGATGCAGAGGAAGGTGACGTGTCTGATGAAGACACCggtggtgaggaagaggaggaaggcgaAGATGATAGTGACAACTCAGAG GAGGGGGGCATCATTAACTCTACCAATCAAACCAAAAAGAACTCGCGATTTGGCAGTTCCATCATGAGGAGCTTCAAACGAAAG agaaaaaagagaataagAGTAAGAAGCAAGACAATGTCTGATGGCGAGTCTGACCAGAGCAGCATCAAGGAGAGAACAAAGATTGTTTATCATCCCAA GAAGAGGAAAACCATGAGGTTGTCCCGCGCTCTGTCCGACCTTGTCAAGTACACAAAATCTGTCCGTGTGCATGACATAGAGACACAAG CGTTTGCAAACAGTTGGCAGGTATCGTCCCTCAACGAGACCGTCATGAACCAGATCTTACACCTGAAGCCGGGGGAGCTGGTCCGTTTCAACCAGCGGCAACTCATGAGAGTCTATCCCTCCAACTACAGAGTGGACTCCAGCAACTTCAACCCACAGCCCTACTGGAACGCAGGATGCCACATGG TTGCAATGAATTATCAAACAGAGGGCCGTATGCTTGAGCTGAACCAAGCCAAGTTCTCGAGCAATGGAAACTGTGGATATATTCTAAGGCCTAAGTGTATAAGTAAAG CTTCCTTTAACCCCATGTTGGAGGATCCTCTACCAGGACAGAGGAAGACGCAGCTGGTGTTGAAGATCATCAGCGGGCAGCAGCTTCCCAAACCCAAAGACTCaatgtttggggacagaggagag ATTATCGATCCTTTCGTTGAGGTTGAGATAATCGGCCTTAACGTAGATTGTTCCAAGCAGCAGACCAGGGTGGTGGATGACAATG GTTTCAACCCGATGTGGGAGGAGACCCTCGTCTTCAACATTCTAATGCCACAGATTGCACTGGTGCGTTTCCAGGTGTGGGACCACGATCCTATTGGACGTGATTTCATTGGACATAGGACAGTTGCTTTCAGGAGTATGATGCCAG GTTATCGGCACGTGTACCTGGAAGGAAAGGCAGAGTCATCCATCTTTGTCCACGTCGCTATCAATGATATAACCGGAAAG ATGAAACCCACAAATGCGGTGCATGCGGCCAGAAAACACTTCCAAAAAGCAGCCCAGAAGCACATGAAGGGCCCCCAGAGGCACCCCTCTCTGGACTTCTCTGTCCAGTCCTCAGAAGACGGACGCGGTTTGTTCTTCCGCAAGGACCTGGACACCATTTCTCAGGACAGCAGGAACGGTGAACTATTTCCTCTGCTAATGGGGCCAGCAGCCAAGGCTGCCGTGCACAAAGGGGCCATGAGTGAGCCAGTGAAGCGAGCCCACAGAGTTAAAATCCAGGAACCGGCAGAGACAAGGAGAGGGGTCTTCAGCCGGATGTCCTCCACGGACTCCCACCACACCGCTCCCTATGCGAAGGCGGACAGCTTTGACTTTGAGACCTCGCCCCAGGGTTCTAGTTTCGATCAGCCTGACAGCCAGAATCGAATCCAAGAAGAGCTGGAGAACGAACCCGACGACTCAAACGGCTCCGAGCGAGAGACAGTTCAAACGTTCGAACCGGAGCAGCCTGAACCACCTGAGGAATTACCAGAGCCAGACAGGGTCACTCCCATCGGACCCCAACAACCGGCCGAAACTCAAAGTCGGCCCGACTCACCCCCTCGGCCTCGGCCCATCGCACGGCACGCGCTCCCGCCCGGAACCAGCCTCCCTCCGCCCGTCCCTCCGTCGTCCCCTGCCAGGGTGAGACGAACTCTAGAGGCGTCTTCAAGACCCCGAGCGCCCGCCAACGCGCGCTCACACAGCTGCCCCCGGAGAACGCCCGCCTCTCCCCAGACGCCGGTGGCGAGGCGGCAGCCCTCGGCGCACTGGAAGACgcagcgaaaccacagccagACGAGGCCCATCCCCAACGGCCTGTGCCTGTCCGACAGCACGTCCGTCAGCAGCGAAGGCAGCACCGACAGCGGGGAGTTTGTGGCGTCCGGCGTGCCGGAGAAACGCGAGGGGACGCTGCAGAGGGAGATGAAGGCCCTTTTTGaccagaagatgagagagatgCACTGTAAATCGCCACTTTTTCAAAATAGTGAGTCATAG